A section of the Stenotrophomonas acidaminiphila genome encodes:
- a CDS encoding TIGR02453 family protein, producing MSRYFSDASFTFLRGLARHNEKPWFAEHKHEYEEHVRQPFLRLIADLQPDLAQVSTHFRADPRTVGGSLFRIYRDSRFSSDKTPYKTWQGARLFHERRKQVPAPSYYIHLAPGESFVGAGIWHPEPDTQRRIRQFIFDNPGSWSAAAHAPATRRRYAFETSEKLVRAPRGFPADFAFIDDLKHRNWVLWRPLDDTVMTGPRLRQTLAADLAALGPFVDYLCAALDLEF from the coding sequence ATGAGCCGATACTTCAGCGACGCCAGTTTCACCTTCCTGCGCGGGCTCGCCCGCCACAACGAGAAGCCGTGGTTCGCCGAGCACAAGCACGAGTACGAGGAGCACGTGCGGCAGCCGTTCCTGCGCCTGATCGCCGACCTGCAGCCGGACCTGGCGCAGGTCAGCACGCATTTCCGCGCCGACCCGCGCACCGTCGGCGGCTCGCTGTTCCGCATCTACCGCGACTCGCGCTTCTCCAGCGACAAGACGCCGTACAAGACCTGGCAGGGGGCGCGCCTGTTCCACGAGCGCCGCAAGCAGGTGCCGGCGCCGTCGTATTACATCCACCTGGCACCGGGCGAGAGCTTCGTGGGTGCCGGCATCTGGCACCCGGAGCCGGATACGCAGCGCCGCATCCGCCAGTTCATCTTCGACAACCCCGGCAGCTGGAGCGCCGCCGCGCACGCGCCGGCCACGCGCCGCCGCTATGCATTCGAGACCAGCGAGAAACTGGTGCGCGCGCCGCGTGGCTTTCCCGCCGATTTCGCGTTCATCGACGACCTCAAGCACCGCAACTGGGTGCTGTGGCGCCCGCTGGACGACACGGTGATGACCGGCCCGCGCCTGCGCCAGACCCTCGCCGCCGACCTCGCCGCGCTGGGGCCGTTCGTCGACTACCTGTGCGCGGCGCTGGACCTGGAGTTCTGA
- a CDS encoding DNA-binding protein: MSQSQTGTVKWFNDAKGFGFITQDGGGEDLFVHFRSIESSGFKSLQEGQKVTYVAVKGQKGMQADQVRVV, encoded by the coding sequence ATGTCCCAGTCCCAGACCGGTACCGTGAAGTGGTTCAACGACGCCAAGGGTTTTGGCTTCATCACCCAGGACGGCGGCGGTGAAGACCTGTTCGTCCACTTCCGTTCGATCGAATCGTCCGGCTTCAAGTCGCTGCAGGAAGGCCAGAAGGTCACCTACGTGGCGGTGAAGGGCCAGAAGGGTATGCAGGCCGACCAGGTCCGCGTGGTCTGA
- a CDS encoding transferase, with translation MSGGGHAYVRRTWRHVELQFQGDVTQTRMSRWFPQRLQVGYTRSMLAALWLHPAPRHIGIIGLGGGAQAKFCHRYLPQACIEVAESDATVIALRDAFRIPADDARLRVECIDGARWLRRHRGRFDLLLLDAYDAQGIPAALSTQAFYDDCHAALGADGVMASNLYDTDTRGHLTRLRRSFDGRVLKLDEPGMSNKVAIAWNGAPHPAPVGAALSALPWGARVQLRAGFQRLARAWARVARH, from the coding sequence ATGAGCGGCGGCGGGCACGCTTACGTCCGGCGGACCTGGCGGCACGTGGAACTGCAGTTCCAGGGCGACGTCACCCAGACCCGGATGTCGCGCTGGTTCCCGCAGCGCCTGCAGGTGGGTTACACCCGCAGCATGCTCGCCGCGCTGTGGCTGCACCCGGCGCCGCGGCATATCGGCATCATCGGGCTCGGTGGCGGCGCGCAGGCCAAGTTCTGCCACCGCTATTTGCCGCAGGCATGCATCGAGGTGGCCGAGAGCGACGCCACGGTGATCGCCCTGCGCGATGCGTTCCGCATTCCGGCCGACGATGCGCGGCTGCGGGTGGAGTGCATCGATGGCGCGCGCTGGCTGCGCCGCCATCGCGGCCGCTTCGACCTGCTGCTGCTCGATGCCTACGACGCGCAGGGCATTCCCGCGGCGCTGTCCACCCAGGCGTTCTACGACGATTGCCACGCGGCGCTGGGGGCGGACGGGGTCATGGCCAGCAACCTGTACGACACCGATACCCGCGGTCACCTGACGCGGCTGCGGCGCAGTTTCGACGGCCGCGTGCTGAAGCTGGACGAGCCGGGCATGAGCAACAAGGTCGCGATCGCCTGGAACGGTGCGCCGCATCCGGCGCCGGTGGGCGCCGCGCTGTCGGCGTTGCCGTGGGGCGCACGCGTGCAGCTGCGCGCCGGTTTCCAGCGCCTTGCGCGGGCATGGGCGCGGGTCGCACGGCACTGA
- a CDS encoding 5'-nucleotidase, which yields MGDNTPRLLTVAVTSRALFDLEEGHALFEREGVEAYAAYQREHEDDVLKPGVAFPVVRKLLALNEGAPLETPRVEVILLSRNSADTGLRIFNSIQHYGLGIVRATFTAGEPTWPYVKPFGTDLFLSANPESVRRALVHGIAAATILPRGPGEVSAAAAATDTGRPPTQLRIAFDGDAVIFGDEGERISREHGVEAFGRHEREHAHAPLSGGPFRSFLSALHALQAAFPAGEEAPIRTALVTARSAPAHERVIRTLREWGVRLDEALFLGGRHKGPFLEAFGADIFFDDSQHNIDSARQHHSVAAGHVPHGIANADRGG from the coding sequence ATGGGTGACAACACTCCCAGGCTGTTGACGGTGGCGGTGACCTCGCGGGCGCTGTTCGACCTGGAGGAAGGGCATGCGCTGTTCGAGCGCGAGGGCGTGGAGGCCTACGCCGCCTACCAGCGCGAGCACGAGGACGACGTGCTCAAGCCGGGCGTGGCCTTCCCGGTGGTGCGCAAGCTGCTGGCGCTGAACGAGGGCGCGCCGCTGGAGACGCCGCGGGTGGAGGTGATCCTGCTCTCGCGCAACTCGGCCGACACCGGCCTGCGCATCTTCAATTCCATCCAGCACTACGGGCTGGGCATCGTGCGCGCGACCTTCACCGCCGGCGAGCCGACTTGGCCGTACGTCAAGCCGTTCGGTACCGACCTGTTCCTGTCGGCCAACCCGGAATCGGTGCGGCGTGCGCTGGTGCATGGCATCGCCGCCGCCACCATCCTGCCGCGCGGCCCCGGCGAGGTCTCGGCGGCCGCGGCGGCCACCGATACCGGGCGGCCGCCGACGCAGCTGCGCATCGCCTTCGATGGCGACGCGGTGATCTTCGGTGACGAGGGCGAGCGCATTTCCCGCGAGCACGGGGTGGAGGCCTTCGGCCGGCACGAGCGCGAGCACGCGCATGCACCGCTCAGCGGCGGGCCGTTCCGCAGTTTCCTGTCGGCCCTGCACGCGTTGCAGGCCGCGTTCCCGGCCGGCGAGGAGGCGCCGATCCGGACCGCGCTGGTCACCGCGCGCTCGGCGCCGGCGCATGAGCGGGTGATCCGTACCCTGCGCGAATGGGGCGTGCGCCTGGACGAGGCGTTGTTCCTCGGTGGCCGCCACAAGGGGCCGTTCCTGGAAGCGTTCGGCGCCGACATCTTCTTCGACGACTCGCAGCACAACATCGACAGCGCGCGCCAGCACCACAGCGTCGCCGCCGGCCACGTGCCGCACGGCATCGCCAACGCCGACCGCGGCGGATGA
- a CDS encoding NAD kinase — MRRGGLSSVIPTATDDGHVPRIAFLASTTDAAQQARERLAARYGDHAPEAADVLCPLGGDGFMLQTLHRFGSMGKPVFGMKLGTVGFLMNHHRDDDLLHRLSQAEPAHLRPLEMIARTESGTTVGSLAYNDVSMLRQTRQAAHIGIDLNGQQRVEELICDGVLVSTPAGSTAYNYSAHGPILPLGSNTIALTPLAPYRPRRWRGAILKAETEVRFRVLDPYKRPVSVTADSHETRDVVEVTIRESRERQVTLLFDPEHNLEERILSEQFMF, encoded by the coding sequence ATCCGCCGTGGCGGGTTATCCTCGGTAATCCCCACCGCAACCGACGATGGCCATGTCCCCCGCATCGCCTTTCTCGCCAGCACCACCGACGCCGCGCAGCAGGCCCGTGAACGCCTGGCCGCGCGTTACGGCGACCACGCCCCGGAGGCGGCCGACGTGCTCTGCCCGCTGGGCGGCGACGGCTTCATGCTGCAGACGCTGCACCGCTTCGGCAGCATGGGCAAGCCGGTGTTCGGCATGAAGCTGGGCACGGTCGGCTTCCTGATGAACCACCATCGCGACGACGACCTGCTGCACCGCCTGTCGCAGGCAGAGCCGGCGCACCTGCGTCCGCTGGAGATGATCGCGCGCACCGAGTCCGGCACCACGGTCGGTTCGCTCGCCTACAACGACGTGTCGATGCTACGGCAGACGCGGCAGGCGGCGCACATCGGCATCGACCTCAACGGCCAGCAGCGCGTGGAGGAGCTGATCTGCGACGGCGTGCTGGTCTCCACGCCGGCCGGCAGCACCGCCTACAATTACTCGGCGCACGGGCCGATCCTGCCGCTGGGTTCGAACACCATCGCGTTGACGCCGCTGGCGCCGTACCGGCCGCGGCGCTGGCGCGGGGCCATCCTCAAGGCCGAGACCGAAGTGCGCTTCCGCGTACTCGACCCCTACAAGCGGCCGGTCAGCGTCACCGCCGATTCGCACGAGACCCGCGACGTGGTGGAGGTCACCATCCGCGAGTCGCGCGAACGCCAGGTGACGCTGCTGTTCGACCCCGAGCACAATCTGGAAGAACGCATCCTCAGCGAGCAGTTCATGTTCTGA